A single window of Nocardia sp. NBC_01327 DNA harbors:
- a CDS encoding alpha/beta hydrolase: MTAYDSSQEAMMPSFASRWVVPAYLRVIRANRAFLRPDAARKHLRERSLRPKSYGPPRRLRSDVVVSVDHSLGWPVYTIAPRSGPVRGNVVYVHGGAWVNEIAPQHWALAAEVAARVGTTVTVPIYPLVPIGTALEVVDEIAGLVLDNRARYGEVCLAGDSAGGQIALSTAVVLRDEHQLSVPRTVLISPAVDLSLSNPEIDVVLPEDPWLGKEGTRVFIEHWRGQLSLSDPRVSPLAADLRGLGPLTIFSGTRDIVLPDVRLLVAKARAAGVETDYYEGTGLVHVYPLTPTPEGRAGRAVIIAALCDALAAEKRCAAGESG; this comes from the coding sequence ATGACGGCGTACGACTCTTCGCAGGAGGCAATGATGCCGAGCTTCGCCAGCCGCTGGGTTGTCCCCGCGTACCTGCGCGTGATTCGAGCCAACCGGGCGTTCCTCAGGCCGGACGCGGCACGCAAGCATCTTCGGGAGCGCAGCCTGCGACCCAAAAGCTACGGCCCGCCGCGGCGACTGCGCTCGGATGTGGTGGTGTCGGTGGATCACAGCCTGGGCTGGCCGGTGTACACCATCGCGCCGCGCAGCGGTCCGGTGCGCGGCAATGTCGTATACGTGCACGGCGGCGCCTGGGTGAATGAAATCGCGCCGCAGCATTGGGCTTTGGCGGCGGAGGTCGCCGCCCGGGTGGGCACCACCGTCACCGTTCCCATCTATCCGCTGGTTCCCATCGGCACCGCGCTGGAGGTGGTCGACGAGATCGCCGGGCTGGTGCTGGACAATCGGGCCCGGTACGGGGAGGTCTGCCTCGCCGGGGATTCGGCGGGCGGGCAGATAGCGCTCTCGACCGCCGTGGTGCTGCGCGATGAGCATCAGCTGAGTGTGCCTCGGACAGTGCTCATTTCGCCCGCGGTCGATCTGTCGCTGAGCAATCCGGAGATCGACGTGGTGCTGCCGGAGGATCCGTGGCTCGGCAAGGAGGGCACGCGGGTCTTCATCGAGCACTGGCGCGGGCAGCTGTCCCTGTCCGATCCCCGGGTCAGCCCGCTGGCCGCCGACCTACGCGGCCTGGGTCCGCTGACGATCTTCAGCGGCACCCGGGACATCGTGCTGCCGGATGTGCGACTGCTGGTGGCGAAGGCGCGGGCGGCGGGCGTGGAGACCGACTACTACGAGGGCACCGGGCTGGTGCACGTCTATCCATTGACTCCGACACCCGAGGGCCGGGCCGGGCGCGCGGTGATCATCGCGGCGCTGTGTGACGCCCTGGCGGCCGAGAAGCGCTGCGCCGCAGGTGAGTCCGGTTAA
- a CDS encoding PadR family transcriptional regulator: protein MTEGATRPAHGEEQPIPDLPTTAWAVLGMLSHADELSGYDLKKWADWSLQFFYWSPSFSQIYAELKRLEKHGYATSRTVVSEDGMRGKRMYAITDSGREAASHWVNNSPVEAPVLKHSVMLRAWLGHLAEPDRMREILTQHIDYAERMQRRAQIDADGADANPDWAYPSAVLRWCVKHYEAEREFAADLLADLDKLARQRSRRKNVKRPNSEKSHSTD, encoded by the coding sequence ATGACCGAGGGCGCCACGCGCCCCGCCCACGGCGAGGAACAGCCGATCCCGGATCTGCCCACCACAGCCTGGGCCGTGCTCGGAATGCTCTCGCACGCAGACGAACTCTCCGGTTACGACCTGAAGAAGTGGGCCGACTGGAGTCTGCAGTTCTTCTACTGGAGTCCCTCCTTCAGCCAGATCTACGCCGAGCTCAAACGGCTGGAGAAGCACGGCTACGCGACCTCGCGGACCGTGGTCTCCGAGGACGGCATGCGCGGTAAGCGCATGTACGCCATTACCGACAGCGGCCGCGAAGCCGCCTCGCACTGGGTGAACAACTCCCCCGTCGAGGCCCCGGTCCTGAAACACAGTGTGATGCTGCGGGCTTGGCTCGGACATCTCGCCGAACCGGATCGCATGCGCGAAATCCTCACCCAGCACATCGATTACGCCGAGCGCATGCAGCGCCGGGCGCAGATCGATGCCGACGGCGCGGACGCCAATCCGGACTGGGCGTATCCGAGCGCGGTATTGCGCTGGTGCGTCAAGCATTACGAGGCCGAGCGCGAATTCGCCGCCGATCTCCTGGCTGATCTGGACAAACTCGCGAGGCAGCGTAGCCGCCGCAAGAATGTGAAAAGGCCAAATTCAGAAAAGTCCCACTCAACGGACTAG
- a CDS encoding ATP-binding protein, with protein MARRVNGNLPAEVTSFVGRRDELATAKRLLPTTRVLTLLGPGGMGKTRLSRQIGQLVARAFPDGVWLVELADLQDPTLVTLSVAEALNLSDETTAPLPRLTEFLADKRLLLILDNCEHLIEACATLVGRIIATTPDVRVLATSREVLGIPGEQVMTVPPLAMPDDDAHGDSDALQLFIERASAANPEFTLTAGNRAVLTEICRRLEGMPLALELAALRLRMFTPEQILHRLDDTMGLLSAGPRTAPERQQTIEGAIRWSYNLCTPAEQRLWEQLSVFSGGFDIEAAEAVCELGSGSLIDALTGLVDKSVVMQRYDGDTARFSMLEPIRQFAADRLRERGDAPAVRGRHRTHYRDLAMRGQTAYWTSADVAWFRELSREHANLRAALRSGLEDDPLETIATVTVLRPFWEHNRFLSEGYRWLTDALARNPEPTAERAKALSSAASLAALLGDRESAARLVVECLELAASLDDTDIMAEAALDRSLLAFADGDRERSLELGRESIDLAAANGQHAIEMDSHAFSFMCAMVLEAPGRTELANRFLELTTASGSHLLGGLALWTVGIDHWRLGDLEASAEFHSRAIEALALFDRCVWLSSAFEGLAWTISAGGDHLRAATLLGAAESLQRSTIRLAHTITVAVGDKERLKVRDALGEEGFRSAFGAGANMPLSEAIDYALGRTSAPAPEPVPATPKRVVHKSAAAASETSVLTRREKDVARLVAAGHSNKRIAADLVISIRTAETHVEHILTKLGFTSRTQVAAWAHEHAL; from the coding sequence ATGGCGCGGCGTGTCAATGGAAACCTCCCGGCGGAGGTCACCAGTTTTGTGGGCCGTCGCGACGAGCTGGCTACCGCGAAACGGCTGCTGCCCACCACTCGGGTTCTCACCCTGCTCGGTCCCGGCGGTATGGGAAAGACCCGATTGTCCCGGCAGATCGGGCAGCTGGTGGCGCGCGCGTTTCCCGACGGAGTCTGGCTGGTCGAGCTCGCCGATCTGCAGGATCCCACTCTGGTCACGCTCAGCGTCGCCGAGGCCTTGAATCTGAGCGATGAGACCACCGCACCGCTCCCCCGGCTGACCGAATTCCTGGCCGATAAGCGGCTGCTGCTGATCCTCGACAATTGCGAGCATCTGATCGAGGCCTGCGCCACGCTGGTCGGCCGGATCATCGCCACCACACCGGATGTGCGGGTACTGGCCACCAGTCGCGAGGTGCTCGGCATTCCGGGCGAACAGGTGATGACGGTGCCGCCGCTGGCCATGCCCGACGATGATGCGCACGGCGACAGCGATGCGCTGCAGCTGTTCATCGAACGCGCCAGCGCCGCCAATCCCGAATTCACCCTCACCGCGGGCAATCGCGCGGTGCTGACCGAGATCTGCCGCCGCCTCGAAGGTATGCCGCTGGCACTGGAATTGGCGGCGCTGCGGCTGCGCATGTTCACCCCCGAACAGATCCTGCACCGGCTCGACGACACCATGGGCCTGCTCAGCGCCGGGCCGCGCACCGCGCCGGAGCGGCAGCAGACCATCGAGGGCGCCATTCGCTGGAGCTACAACCTGTGCACGCCCGCCGAACAGCGGCTGTGGGAACAGCTTTCGGTGTTCTCGGGCGGATTCGATATCGAGGCCGCCGAGGCGGTCTGCGAGCTCGGCTCCGGATCGCTCATCGACGCGCTCACCGGGCTGGTCGACAAATCCGTGGTCATGCAGCGCTATGACGGTGATACCGCACGGTTTTCGATGCTGGAGCCGATTCGCCAGTTCGCCGCGGACCGGCTCCGGGAGCGCGGCGACGCACCGGCGGTGCGCGGCCGCCATCGCACGCACTACCGCGATCTGGCCATGCGCGGGCAGACCGCGTACTGGACGTCGGCGGATGTGGCCTGGTTCCGCGAATTGAGCCGCGAACACGCGAATCTGCGTGCGGCACTGCGCTCCGGGCTCGAGGACGACCCGCTCGAGACCATTGCCACGGTGACCGTGCTGCGGCCGTTCTGGGAGCACAATCGGTTCCTGTCCGAGGGCTATCGCTGGCTCACCGACGCCCTGGCCCGCAATCCGGAGCCGACGGCGGAGCGGGCCAAGGCGCTGTCCTCGGCCGCCTCCCTGGCGGCGCTGCTGGGCGACCGGGAGTCGGCCGCGCGGTTGGTCGTCGAATGCCTGGAATTGGCTGCGTCGCTGGACGATACCGACATCATGGCGGAGGCCGCGCTGGATCGGTCGCTGCTCGCCTTCGCCGACGGCGATCGCGAACGGTCGCTGGAACTGGGGCGCGAATCCATCGATCTGGCGGCCGCGAACGGCCAGCACGCCATCGAAATGGACAGTCACGCTTTCTCGTTCATGTGCGCCATGGTGCTGGAGGCGCCGGGCCGCACCGAGCTGGCGAACCGCTTCCTGGAACTCACCACCGCGAGCGGCTCGCATCTGCTGGGCGGGCTGGCGCTGTGGACGGTCGGCATCGATCACTGGCGGCTGGGCGATCTGGAGGCCTCGGCCGAATTCCACAGTCGCGCTATCGAAGCCCTCGCACTGTTCGATCGCTGCGTCTGGCTGTCCTCGGCCTTCGAGGGCCTGGCGTGGACGATCTCCGCCGGCGGTGACCACCTGCGCGCGGCCACCCTGCTGGGCGCGGCGGAATCACTGCAGCGCAGCACCATTCGACTCGCGCACACCATTACCGTCGCCGTGGGCGACAAGGAACGCCTGAAGGTGCGAGATGCCCTGGGCGAGGAGGGTTTCCGCTCCGCCTTCGGCGCGGGCGCGAATATGCCCCTCAGCGAGGCGATCGACTACGCCCTCGGCCGCACCAGCGCCCCCGCCCCCGAACCGGTCCCCGCCACACCCAAGCGCGTCGTGCACAAGTCCGCCGCCGCAGCCTCGGAAACCAGCGTCCTGACCCGCCGCGAAAAGGATGTCGCCCGCCTCGTCGCCGCCGGCCACAGCAATAAGCGCATAGCCGCCGACCTGGTGATCTCCATTCGCACCGCGGAAACCCACGTCGAACACATCCTCACCAAGCTCGGCTTCACCTCCCGCACCCAGGTGGCCGCCTGGGCTCACGAGCACGCCCTCTGA
- a CDS encoding bifunctional 3,4-dihydroxy-2-butanone-4-phosphate synthase/GTP cyclohydrolase II: MTGELDSVTTAVAAIAAGGMVLVVDDEDRENEGDLILAAEKATPANIAFLVRYTSGVLCVPMAGEDLDRLRLPPMAAVNQDPKGTAYTVSVDAISGVSTGISAADRARTMRMLADPRTGPEELSRPGHVFPLRANSRGVLGRPGHTEAAVDLMRLAGLRPAGVIAEVVNDDGSMARLPELLVMARAHGIPIISIADLIVYRKSLENGISRVVETRLPTRFGDFRVVGYADEHSGTEHLALVYGDPAGDEVLTRVHSECLTGDAFGSQRCDCGEQLDTALEAVAAQGRGVVIYLRGQEGRGIGLLNKLRAYELQDQGADTVDANVQLGLPIDARDYGAAARILADLGVNSVLLLSNNPAKQSGLQAHGIAVRRRVPLQTLPTEHNVHYLRTKRDRMSHQLTEVDAAG, from the coding sequence ATGACCGGTGAACTCGACAGCGTGACGACCGCGGTGGCCGCGATCGCGGCCGGCGGCATGGTGCTCGTGGTGGACGACGAGGACCGCGAGAACGAGGGCGATCTGATCCTCGCCGCCGAGAAGGCGACGCCCGCGAACATCGCCTTCCTGGTGCGCTACACCAGCGGCGTCCTCTGCGTGCCCATGGCGGGCGAGGATCTGGACCGGCTGCGGCTGCCGCCCATGGCGGCCGTCAATCAGGACCCCAAGGGGACCGCGTACACCGTGTCGGTGGATGCGATTTCCGGTGTCAGCACCGGGATTTCGGCCGCCGATCGGGCGCGCACCATGCGAATGCTCGCTGATCCGCGCACCGGGCCCGAGGAGCTCTCCCGCCCCGGGCACGTCTTTCCGCTGCGCGCGAATTCCCGTGGCGTACTGGGACGTCCGGGCCATACCGAGGCCGCCGTCGATCTCATGCGGCTGGCCGGATTGCGACCGGCCGGAGTGATCGCCGAGGTCGTGAATGACGACGGCTCCATGGCGCGGCTGCCCGAACTGCTGGTCATGGCCCGCGCGCACGGTATTCCGATCATCTCCATCGCCGATCTCATCGTGTACCGCAAGAGCCTGGAGAACGGCATCTCGCGGGTGGTCGAGACCCGCCTGCCCACCCGCTTCGGCGACTTCCGGGTGGTCGGCTATGCCGATGAGCATTCCGGCACAGAGCATCTCGCCCTCGTCTACGGCGATCCCGCCGGCGATGAAGTCCTCACCCGGGTGCACTCGGAATGCCTCACCGGCGATGCCTTCGGCTCCCAGCGCTGCGACTGCGGCGAACAGCTCGACACCGCGCTGGAGGCGGTGGCCGCACAGGGCCGCGGCGTCGTGATCTACCTGCGCGGACAGGAGGGCCGGGGCATCGGCCTGCTGAACAAGTTGCGCGCCTACGAATTACAGGATCAGGGCGCCGATACCGTGGACGCCAACGTACAGCTCGGCCTCCCCATCGATGCCCGCGACTACGGTGCGGCCGCCCGCATCCTGGCCGACCTCGGCGTGAACTCCGTTCTGCTGCTGAGCAACAACCCCGCCAAACAGTCCGGCCTGCAGGCGCACGGCATCGCGGTGCGGCGCCGCGTTCCCCTGCAGACGCTGCCCACCGAACACAATGTGCACTACCTGCGTACCAAACGGGATCGGATGAGCCACCAGCTGACCGAGGTCGACGCGGCGGGATAG
- a CDS encoding ketopantoate reductase family protein: protein MRFIIIGAGAVGGVIGGRLAQGGNEVVLVARGAHLTALRENGLRLVTPSGTATLAVPAIADPAELGELRADDLLVLAVKSQDTMAAVAQWGRAPVAGGGTAADRVALVCAQNGVENERVAQRVFRTVYGLCVWLPATHVEPGIVVAHTAPMSGILTLGRYPHGSDSVIGEFGKRLAASNFDAPVVDDVMRWKYGKLLNNLGNALLALLDTSTDPAADLWQACRAEGEAVLNKAGIAYNTEAERQAVQGDRMRMQSIEGAARNGGSTWQSLARETGSVETDYLNGEIALLGRLHGIATPVNDLLQRLVTEHALARRRPGDLPPSRLRAMLG, encoded by the coding sequence ATGCGGTTCATCATTATCGGTGCGGGTGCGGTCGGTGGCGTCATCGGCGGGAGATTGGCTCAGGGCGGCAATGAGGTGGTGCTCGTCGCGCGCGGAGCGCATCTCACCGCTCTGCGAGAGAACGGGCTGCGGCTCGTGACCCCCAGCGGGACAGCAACACTGGCGGTGCCCGCGATCGCTGATCCTGCCGAACTCGGTGAACTTCGCGCCGATGATCTGCTGGTGCTCGCCGTGAAGTCGCAGGACACGATGGCGGCGGTGGCGCAGTGGGGCCGGGCGCCGGTGGCCGGTGGCGGCACAGCCGCGGACCGGGTTGCGCTGGTGTGCGCGCAGAACGGCGTCGAGAACGAGCGGGTCGCCCAGCGGGTCTTCCGCACTGTCTACGGGCTGTGCGTGTGGTTGCCCGCGACGCATGTGGAGCCGGGGATCGTGGTGGCGCACACCGCTCCGATGAGCGGCATCCTGACACTGGGCCGGTATCCGCACGGAAGCGACTCCGTAATAGGCGAATTCGGAAAACGGCTGGCGGCGAGCAACTTCGACGCCCCTGTGGTCGACGATGTGATGCGCTGGAAGTACGGAAAACTTCTCAACAATCTCGGCAATGCCCTGCTGGCCCTGCTCGATACCAGCACCGACCCGGCGGCGGACCTGTGGCAGGCCTGCCGGGCCGAGGGTGAGGCGGTCCTGAACAAGGCGGGTATCGCCTACAACACCGAAGCCGAACGTCAAGCGGTGCAGGGTGATCGGATGCGGATGCAGTCGATCGAGGGTGCGGCGCGGAACGGCGGCTCGACCTGGCAGAGCCTGGCCCGGGAAACCGGCTCGGTGGAGACCGACTACCTCAATGGGGAGATCGCCCTGCTCGGAAGGCTGCACGGCATAGCGACGCCGGTCAACGATCTGCTGCAGCGACTGGTCACCGAACATGCCCTCGCCCGGCGGCGACCCGGTGATCTGCCGCCGAGCCGACTGCGCGCGATGCTCGGTTGA
- a CDS encoding VirB8/TrbF family protein, with the protein MSTPDDVPQPHSVSPQSQPQPQQGPIVQHQIQQQPMAISQPPYSAQPQAYSMPPPVAPRSRAATMIPVISAALAVLCVAIAVTFFVMYTQEHHTAQERAGTIDQMRQQVSDVDAREVTARRAACDYATAMSTYSYTDLDPYFKAVLNGSTGSWHQNFSESSTGLRPAMVQAQVRSSVTDVHCGVSSLTAHDAEVLVSAKQTRATATNPTPGATVVPMLMTLQEQSDGRWLVSDIKTLFG; encoded by the coding sequence GTGTCGACGCCCGACGACGTACCGCAGCCGCACTCCGTATCGCCGCAGTCGCAACCGCAACCGCAGCAGGGTCCCATCGTGCAGCACCAGATTCAGCAGCAGCCGATGGCCATATCGCAGCCTCCGTATTCGGCGCAGCCACAGGCATATTCGATGCCGCCTCCGGTCGCACCGCGGTCGCGCGCCGCAACCATGATTCCGGTGATCTCGGCGGCGCTGGCGGTGCTGTGCGTGGCCATCGCCGTCACCTTCTTCGTCATGTACACCCAGGAGCACCACACCGCGCAGGAGCGGGCCGGCACCATCGACCAAATGCGGCAGCAGGTTTCGGATGTGGACGCGCGGGAGGTGACGGCGCGGCGCGCGGCCTGCGATTACGCGACGGCCATGTCCACCTACTCGTACACCGATCTCGACCCCTACTTCAAGGCGGTGCTGAACGGCTCGACGGGCTCCTGGCATCAGAACTTCTCCGAGAGCTCGACCGGGCTGCGGCCGGCGATGGTGCAGGCACAGGTGCGCAGTTCCGTCACGGATGTGCACTGCGGTGTGAGCTCCCTGACCGCGCACGATGCGGAGGTGCTGGTCAGCGCCAAGCAGACCAGGGCGACCGCGACCAATCCCACGCCGGGCGCGACGGTCGTTCCGATGCTGATGACCCTGCAGGAACAATCGGACGGCCGCTGGCTGGTCAGCGACATCAAGACACTGTTCGGATAG
- a CDS encoding MFS transporter has protein sequence MSTSVDTTAPPSADDNTGRLDGASKLRIFSVLAVIVLFTEVAPMQYVMVSAALRQIAPTFPTHGANINWAIIIFGVVGAATSPVIGKLSDIVGKKRMFLVCGVLFMIGCAICAITSNWMLFLLGRGLQATAIATAVISYGLIRDLMPRKLVPIGLGIASTGLGVSALAGPLIGGFIVDHYSWRSIFWFLFAFTVVMIPLVIAIVPESKLRTPQRLDLVGAVLLGAGLVFTLIYLDNGQDWGWSKPSTLAWLIGGLVLLVLFPIVEMRVKNPIMDMKLLFTPRVSVLLFIALLASLMIGYQSYATGYMTQSPPAAEVVDQVKTATWDQVKAGALQQAQAGAEAQAKAALPPGVELPPGAVKVPPEAVYSQLPPNMVDVKLDPGYTYGNGFSLLKYATHLAVAQSIIAMLFGFLGGLWIRRRGGRQPLVFALVIFVGAAIAYATTSHGWGMQALISAIFGIAFGLYYAATPNLMVEAVPAEQQGISAGMLGVMQSMGAGIGLAVATAFLNANPVKAEVTVLTPKGPNTVLQDIPMLFSDKGYEISYYFIAAAAVIALIGAVIMKAGRTPATGGTAY, from the coding sequence ATGTCTACCTCCGTCGATACCACGGCGCCCCCCAGCGCCGACGACAACACCGGCCGCCTCGACGGGGCCTCCAAGCTACGGATCTTCTCCGTCCTCGCCGTGATCGTGCTGTTCACCGAGGTCGCACCCATGCAGTACGTCATGGTTTCCGCGGCACTGCGCCAGATCGCGCCCACCTTCCCGACCCACGGCGCGAATATCAACTGGGCCATCATCATTTTCGGCGTCGTCGGCGCCGCGACCTCACCGGTCATCGGCAAGCTCAGCGATATCGTCGGCAAGAAGCGGATGTTCCTCGTCTGCGGCGTGCTGTTCATGATCGGCTGCGCCATCTGCGCGATCACCAGCAACTGGATGCTGTTCCTGCTGGGCCGCGGCCTGCAGGCGACCGCCATTGCGACAGCGGTCATCTCCTACGGCCTCATTCGAGACCTGATGCCGCGCAAGCTGGTTCCGATCGGCCTGGGCATCGCCTCCACCGGTCTGGGCGTCTCGGCGCTGGCCGGCCCGCTGATCGGCGGCTTCATCGTCGATCACTACAGCTGGCGCTCCATCTTCTGGTTCCTGTTCGCCTTCACCGTGGTGATGATTCCCCTGGTGATCGCGATCGTCCCGGAATCCAAGCTGCGCACCCCGCAGCGGCTGGACCTCGTCGGTGCGGTACTGCTCGGCGCCGGCCTGGTCTTCACCCTGATCTACCTGGACAACGGCCAGGACTGGGGCTGGAGCAAGCCGTCCACGCTGGCGTGGCTCATCGGCGGCCTGGTGCTGCTGGTGCTCTTCCCGATCGTGGAAATGCGCGTGAAGAACCCGATCATGGATATGAAGCTGCTGTTCACACCGCGGGTGAGTGTGCTGCTGTTCATCGCCCTGCTGGCCTCGCTCATGATCGGCTACCAGTCCTACGCAACGGGTTATATGACCCAGTCCCCGCCGGCCGCCGAGGTCGTCGATCAGGTCAAGACCGCCACCTGGGATCAGGTGAAGGCCGGTGCGCTGCAGCAGGCACAGGCCGGGGCCGAAGCTCAGGCGAAGGCCGCACTGCCGCCGGGCGTCGAACTGCCGCCGGGCGCGGTCAAGGTGCCGCCGGAGGCCGTCTACTCGCAGCTGCCGCCGAATATGGTCGATGTGAAACTGGATCCGGGCTATACCTACGGCAATGGTTTCAGTCTGCTGAAGTACGCCACGCATCTCGCGGTCGCACAGTCGATCATCGCCATGCTCTTCGGCTTCCTCGGTGGTCTCTGGATTCGCCGCAGGGGCGGGCGCCAGCCGCTGGTGTTCGCACTGGTCATCTTCGTCGGCGCGGCCATCGCCTATGCGACCACCTCGCACGGCTGGGGTATGCAGGCGCTGATCAGCGCGATCTTCGGCATCGCGTTCGGCCTCTATTACGCGGCCACACCGAACCTCATGGTGGAGGCGGTGCCCGCGGAACAGCAGGGCATCAGCGCGGGCATGCTCGGCGTCATGCAATCCATGGGCGCGGGCATCGGATTGGCGGTGGCCACGGCCTTCCTCAATGCCAACCCGGTCAAGGCGGAGGTCACGGTGCTGACCCCGAAGGGACCGAATACGGTCCTGCAGGACATCCCGATGCTCTTCTCCGACAAGGGCTATGAGATCAGCTACTACTTCATCGCCGCCGCGGCCGTGATCGCGCTCATCGGCGCGGTGATCATGAAGGCCGGGCGCACGCCCGCCACGGGCGGTACCGCGTACTGA
- a CDS encoding DinB family protein, giving the protein MTWTAPEIERTPQQLVGDERAMLQSLLDRGRNVLLWKCQGLNGTQLATRSVEPSSMSLLGLLRHMTETERGWFRKRAAAEDLDYLYCTLGTNEDGDFDDTVPAAAEADYARYLDEITLCDKAVATLPLDHTVTHPRTGTDLSLRWIYLHMIEEYGRHAGHADLLRERIDGATGY; this is encoded by the coding sequence ATGACGTGGACAGCGCCCGAGATCGAACGCACCCCGCAGCAGCTCGTCGGTGACGAGCGAGCCATGCTCCAGTCCCTGCTCGACCGCGGCCGCAATGTGCTGCTGTGGAAATGTCAGGGCCTCAACGGAACCCAGCTCGCGACCCGCAGCGTAGAACCCTCCTCGATGTCACTGCTCGGCCTGCTGCGGCATATGACCGAGACCGAGCGCGGCTGGTTCCGCAAGCGAGCGGCCGCCGAAGATCTCGACTACCTCTACTGCACCCTCGGCACCAACGAGGACGGCGACTTCGACGACACCGTGCCCGCCGCGGCCGAGGCGGACTACGCCCGCTACCTCGACGAAATCACCCTGTGCGACAAGGCCGTTGCCACGCTGCCCCTGGATCACACCGTCACCCATCCCCGCACCGGCACCGACCTGTCCCTGCGCTGGATCTATCTCCACATGATCGAGGAGTACGGCCGCCACGCCGGCCACGCCGACCTGCTCCGCGAACGCATCGACGGCGCCACCGGATACTGA
- a CDS encoding NADP-dependent oxidoreductase, with amino-acid sequence MQQNNGGPRTGPSRAVRLESFGGPEVLTVQDVPEPQAGAGQIRVRVAAAGLNPMDWFMTADAETAARFGLSLPAGFGTDYAGVVDQVGAGASGYAVGDRVFGSALSRAVADFVVVDANGNIATGVAHHTPDRVDDRTAATLSIAGSTASAALDVLDLGPEDTVLIGGAGGGVGVFAVQLARITGARVIGTGSPSTAEYLRSLGAEPVAYGDGLTARVRDLEGGPVTAALDLHGTDTVHVARELGIPDRRICTIATVVDGVPAANGANAAPDALENIARLVASDRLHVPIAAAFPIEDIRAAVELQSARHVRGKVVIDL; translated from the coding sequence ATGCAGCAGAACAACGGCGGACCCCGAACCGGCCCGAGCAGGGCGGTGCGGCTCGAATCATTTGGCGGCCCTGAGGTACTCACCGTCCAGGACGTGCCCGAACCCCAGGCGGGCGCCGGGCAGATCCGCGTCCGGGTCGCCGCGGCCGGCTTGAACCCCATGGACTGGTTCATGACCGCGGACGCCGAGACCGCGGCGAGGTTCGGCCTGAGCCTGCCCGCCGGATTCGGCACCGATTACGCGGGGGTCGTCGACCAGGTCGGTGCGGGCGCGAGCGGTTATGCGGTCGGCGACCGGGTGTTCGGGTCGGCCCTGTCCCGAGCCGTCGCAGACTTCGTCGTGGTCGACGCGAACGGGAATATCGCGACCGGCGTCGCCCATCACACCCCGGACCGGGTCGATGATCGCACCGCCGCCACGCTCTCGATCGCGGGCAGCACCGCGTCCGCCGCTCTCGACGTCCTCGATCTCGGTCCCGAGGACACGGTGCTGATCGGCGGCGCGGGCGGCGGGGTCGGCGTATTCGCCGTCCAGCTGGCCCGCATCACGGGCGCGCGAGTCATCGGCACCGGCTCGCCGTCGACCGCGGAGTATCTGCGCAGCCTCGGCGCCGAACCGGTCGCATACGGCGACGGCCTGACCGCCCGGGTCCGCGACCTCGAGGGAGGGCCCGTCACCGCGGCATTGGACCTGCACGGGACGGACACCGTGCATGTCGCACGCGAGCTGGGAATTCCGGATCGTCGCATCTGCACAATTGCGACCGTGGTCGACGGTGTCCCGGCCGCCAATGGAGCCAATGCCGCGCCGGATGCGCTGGAGAACATCGCGCGCCTGGTCGCCTCCGACCGTCTGCACGTCCCGATCGCCGCGGCCTTCCCCATCGAAGACATCCGCGCGGCAGTCGAACTCCAGTCGGCCCGGCACGTCCGCGGCAAGGTCGTGATCGACCTCTAG